The following are from one region of the Juglans regia cultivar Chandler chromosome 10, Walnut 2.0, whole genome shotgun sequence genome:
- the LOC108986018 gene encoding uncharacterized protein LOC108986018 — MDPVYEIFDPSSSGEEFELNLALTMEAERLAEVEAYDLYFIQRRDAARRLGHSSLQKITDAMRILAYGVSGDFVDEYLRIAENTATECLKKFVKAVITIFSNEHLRSPNDNDMARLLTVGESRGFPGMLGKLTEGRVPKVNYSINRNDYSMGYYLADAQESARKDVEWAFGVLQARFAIVRGPA, encoded by the exons ATGGATCCCGTCTACGAGATATTTGACCCTTCGTCATCTGGCGAGGAGTTCGAATTAAATTTAGCTCTTACTATGGAAGCAGAACGTTTGG CTGAAGTTGAAGCATACGATCTATACTTCATCCAAAGAAGAGATGCTGCTAGAAGACTTGGGCATTCCTCCCTTCAAAAAATAACTGATGCGATGAGAATATTAGCTTATGGAGTATCTGGTGATTTTGTGGACGAATACTTAAGGATTGCAGAAAATACAGCAACCGAGTGTTTGAAGAAATTTGTTAAGGCTGTCATTACCATATTCTCCAACGAACACTTAAGATCACCAAACGACAACGATATGGCTAGATTACTCACAGTTGGAGAAAGTCGTGGGTTTCCTGGGATGTTAGGAA AGCTCACTGAAGGACGTGTTCCGAAGGTCAACTACTCAATAAATAGAAATGACTACTCAATGGGATATTATCTTGCTGATG CTCAAGAATCAGCAAGAAAAGATGTAGAATGGGCTTTTGGAGTGCTTCAAGCTCGATTTGCAATTGTACGTGGACctgcatga